The following proteins are co-located in the Streptomyces sp. NBC_01198 genome:
- a CDS encoding CaiB/BaiF CoA transferase family protein, translating to MHHPHPQEAAPSAPPDPGSAPASPPAAAGPLAGIRVLDLATLFAGPGAATLLGDFGADVIKVEHPSKPDPSRGHGPGKNGVGLWWKHLGRNKRNVTVDLSTPGGREVLLKLAASADVIIENFRPGTLEKWSLGWEELSAANPRLVLARVTAFGQFGPYARRPGFGTLAEAMSGFAATTGEPEGPPTLPPFGLADAVAGLATAYAVMAALAGRDRTGAGQVVDMAIIEPMLAVLGPQLLWYDQLGYVQPRMGNRSSNNAPRNTYRTADGSWLAVSSSAQSVAERVLRLVGHPEFVDEPWFATGTGRAAHAEEIDKVVGDWIARHDRDEVVAAFESAQAAVAPVYDVRDVVADPQFRALGTVARVEDEDLGPLRMQNVLFRLSGTPGGIRWAGRAHGADTDDVLAELGLTAPQIEALREEGAL from the coding sequence ATGCACCATCCGCATCCGCAGGAAGCGGCCCCCTCCGCCCCGCCGGATCCCGGCTCCGCCCCGGCGAGCCCGCCGGCCGCCGCGGGACCGCTGGCCGGGATCCGGGTGCTGGACCTGGCGACGCTCTTCGCCGGTCCTGGCGCCGCGACGCTGCTCGGCGACTTCGGCGCCGACGTGATCAAGGTCGAGCACCCGAGCAAGCCGGACCCGTCCCGGGGCCACGGCCCGGGCAAGAACGGCGTCGGCCTGTGGTGGAAGCACCTCGGCCGCAACAAGCGCAATGTCACCGTCGACCTGTCCACGCCCGGCGGCCGCGAGGTGCTGCTCAAGCTGGCCGCGTCCGCCGACGTGATCATCGAGAACTTCCGCCCGGGCACCCTGGAGAAGTGGAGCCTGGGCTGGGAGGAGCTGTCCGCGGCCAACCCCCGGTTGGTGCTGGCCCGGGTCACCGCCTTCGGCCAGTTCGGCCCGTACGCGCGCCGCCCGGGCTTCGGCACCCTCGCCGAGGCGATGAGCGGCTTCGCGGCGACCACCGGCGAACCGGAAGGACCGCCGACGCTGCCGCCGTTCGGCCTGGCCGACGCGGTGGCCGGGCTCGCCACGGCGTACGCGGTGATGGCGGCGCTCGCGGGCCGCGACCGTACCGGCGCCGGGCAGGTGGTGGACATGGCGATCATCGAGCCGATGCTCGCGGTCCTCGGCCCGCAGCTGCTCTGGTACGACCAACTCGGCTATGTGCAGCCGCGGATGGGCAACCGCTCGTCCAACAACGCCCCCCGCAACACCTATCGCACCGCGGACGGCAGCTGGCTGGCGGTGTCGTCGTCGGCGCAGTCGGTGGCCGAGCGGGTGCTGCGGCTGGTCGGCCACCCGGAGTTCGTCGACGAGCCGTGGTTCGCGACCGGCACCGGGCGGGCCGCGCACGCCGAGGAGATCGACAAGGTGGTCGGCGACTGGATCGCCCGGCACGACCGGGACGAGGTGGTGGCCGCGTTCGAGTCGGCGCAGGCCGCGGTCGCCCCGGTCTACGACGTGCGCGACGTGGTCGCCGACCCGCAGTTCCGGGCGCTGGGCACGGTGGCGCGGGTGGAGGACGAGGATCTGGGCCCGCTGCGGATGCAGAACGTGCTCTTCCGGCTGTCCGGCACCCCGGGCGGCATCCGCTGGGCCGGCCGGGCGCACGGCGCCGACACCGACGACGTGCTGGCCGAACTCGGCCTGACCGCACCGCAGATCGAGGCGCTGCGCGAGGAGGGCGCGCTGTGA
- a CDS encoding ADP-ribosylglycohydrolase family protein translates to MTTPPGHLRLTWVQPEDLLGHELRQAAEDGRDAAGVRRRWLAAGGHLAPDRAGASPGPATAALRALAESLLDELASVPPPSAADEPTALAAVHAASPAWSAEGPSGAAARRRVEGDRAGLAVRLEAGWLGRAAGCLLGKPVEKLTLGGIREIARGTGNWPLDGWFTAVGLDPAVAARHPWNRRSAGTSLAENISGMPEDDDLNYPLLGLLLLEAHGHGFSTADVAELWLAELPAGRTFTAERVAYRNLLDGIEPPHTATRRNPFREWIGALIRADVYGWTHPGDPVAAADEAWRDAVLTHTANGVYGAMFAAATIARAAGGDTDVHECLAAGLAVLPSGSRLAAAVRFGVAAARAEPTGTPGGFADVVDALHSAYGGHHWVHVVPNASLLAAALTHADGDFTGSITRVVSGGWDTDSNGATAGSVAGLLAGSPAALPGRWTDPLKNRLSTTVGGLDGIGFDTLARRTAALAVLPQEGTS, encoded by the coding sequence ATGACGACCCCGCCGGGGCACCTGCGGCTGACCTGGGTCCAGCCCGAGGACCTGCTCGGCCACGAACTGCGGCAGGCCGCGGAGGACGGCCGCGACGCCGCCGGTGTCCGCCGCCGCTGGCTGGCGGCGGGCGGCCATCTCGCCCCCGACCGGGCGGGGGCCTCCCCCGGTCCGGCCACGGCGGCGCTGCGCGCCCTGGCGGAATCCCTGCTCGACGAACTGGCGTCGGTGCCGCCGCCGTCCGCCGCGGACGAGCCGACGGCGCTGGCCGCCGTCCACGCGGCGTCCCCGGCGTGGTCGGCCGAGGGCCCCAGCGGTGCGGCCGCCCGGCGGCGTGTGGAAGGAGACCGGGCGGGGCTGGCGGTCCGGCTGGAAGCCGGCTGGCTGGGGCGGGCCGCCGGGTGCCTGCTCGGGAAGCCGGTGGAGAAGCTGACGCTCGGCGGCATCCGGGAGATCGCCCGGGGGACCGGGAACTGGCCGCTGGACGGCTGGTTCACCGCCGTCGGGCTGGATCCGGCGGTCGCCGCCCGGCATCCGTGGAACCGCCGCAGCGCGGGCACCTCGCTGGCCGAGAACATCAGCGGGATGCCGGAGGACGACGACCTCAACTACCCGCTGCTCGGGCTGCTGTTGCTGGAGGCGCACGGCCACGGCTTCAGCACCGCCGATGTCGCGGAGCTGTGGCTCGCGGAGCTGCCCGCGGGCCGCACCTTCACCGCCGAGCGGGTCGCGTACCGCAATCTGCTGGACGGGATCGAGCCGCCGCACACCGCCACCCGGCGCAATCCCTTCCGCGAGTGGATCGGCGCGCTCATCAGGGCCGACGTCTACGGCTGGACGCACCCGGGCGACCCGGTCGCGGCCGCCGACGAGGCGTGGCGGGACGCGGTGCTCACGCACACCGCCAACGGCGTCTACGGTGCGATGTTCGCCGCGGCGACGATCGCCCGCGCGGCGGGCGGGGACACCGACGTCCATGAGTGCCTGGCCGCCGGGCTCGCCGTGCTGCCGAGCGGGTCGCGGCTGGCCGCGGCGGTGCGTTTCGGCGTCGCTGCGGCCCGCGCGGAGCCGACCGGGACGCCCGGGGGCTTCGCGGACGTCGTGGACGCGCTGCACAGCGCCTACGGCGGGCACCACTGGGTGCACGTCGTGCCCAACGCGAGCCTGCTGGCCGCCGCCCTCACCCATGCGGACGGCGACTTCACCGGCTCCATCACCCGCGTGGTGTCCGGCGGTTGGGACACCGACTCCAACGGGGCGACGGCCGGTTCCGTGGCCGGGCTGCTCGCGGGTTCGCCCGCCGCCCTGCCCGGCCGCTGGACGGACCCGCTGAAGAACCGGCTGTCGACCACGGTCGGCGGCCTCGACGGCATCGGCTTCGACACGCTGGCCCGGCGCACCGCCGCGCTGGCTGTCCTCCCGCAGGAAGGCACGTCATGA
- a CDS encoding ADP-ribosylglycohydrolase family protein, translating into MKLTLEDRIAGCLVGAAVGDALGGPVEGWTPEQIAERHGGRVRGIVGPFHDDWRTARPIAPYHKGDGHVTDDTLMTHALVRVYAKVRDHLDAYSIAEHLVPDLITTPRWIPELEAEALPLQRIFLAEKWIVARLHYGHVDPREAGVGNIVNCGAAMYMAPVGVVNAGNPAAAYAEALEVAAPHQSSYGREAAGVFAAAVAAAFVPGATAASVVDTVLGLAKDGTRSAVEAVCERAASYDDWEQALGPLREAVAPFDTVGPRYREPSLGARRPSRLHAIEELPVALGMLLVAGGDYAPAVLGSVNYGRDCDSIATMSGAVAGVLGGAGSVPSDWTAEVGRASRLDLHGPAAELTAVTREVFARDTERRRAHEAAFTAVAGVR; encoded by the coding sequence ATGAAACTGACGCTTGAGGACCGTATCGCCGGCTGCCTCGTCGGCGCCGCCGTGGGCGACGCGCTCGGCGGCCCGGTGGAGGGCTGGACGCCGGAGCAGATCGCCGAACGGCACGGCGGCCGGGTGCGCGGCATCGTCGGCCCGTTCCACGACGACTGGCGCACCGCGCGGCCCATCGCGCCGTACCACAAGGGTGACGGCCACGTCACCGACGACACGTTGATGACGCACGCGCTGGTCCGGGTCTACGCGAAAGTACGCGACCACCTGGACGCGTACAGCATCGCCGAGCACCTGGTGCCCGACCTGATCACCACGCCGCGGTGGATACCGGAACTGGAGGCCGAGGCGCTGCCGTTGCAGCGGATCTTCCTGGCCGAGAAGTGGATCGTGGCCCGGCTGCACTACGGGCATGTGGACCCCCGGGAGGCCGGCGTCGGCAACATCGTCAACTGCGGTGCGGCGATGTACATGGCGCCGGTGGGCGTCGTCAACGCCGGTAATCCGGCGGCGGCTTACGCGGAGGCGCTGGAGGTGGCGGCGCCGCACCAGTCGTCGTACGGCCGCGAGGCGGCGGGGGTCTTCGCCGCGGCCGTGGCGGCGGCCTTCGTCCCCGGTGCGACCGCGGCGAGCGTGGTGGACACGGTGCTGGGGCTGGCCAAGGACGGTACGCGCTCGGCGGTCGAGGCGGTGTGCGAGCGCGCGGCCTCCTACGACGACTGGGAGCAGGCGCTCGGGCCCCTGCGGGAGGCGGTCGCGCCCTTCGACACGGTCGGGCCGCGTTACCGCGAGCCCTCGCTCGGCGCCCGGCGGCCGTCCCGGCTGCACGCGATCGAGGAACTGCCGGTCGCGCTCGGGATGTTGCTGGTCGCCGGCGGCGACTACGCGCCCGCGGTGCTCGGCTCGGTGAACTACGGCCGGGACTGCGACTCGATCGCCACGATGAGCGGAGCCGTCGCCGGCGTGCTCGGCGGTGCCGGGTCGGTGCCCTCCGACTGGACCGCCGAGGTGGGCCGGGCCAGCCGGCTCGACCTGCACGGTCCGGCGGCCGAGCTGACCGCCGTGACCCGGGAGGTCTTCGCCCGGGACACCGAGCGCCGCCGGGCGCACGAGGCGGCGTTCACGGCCGTGGCGGGGGTGCGATGA
- a CDS encoding thioesterase family protein: MSSEAFYRSLGGGRYASTPATAGPWSAGTQHAGPPSALVGRVMEGHRPRPGMRIARLTVDLPRPVPVGDLDVEVTTIRSGGRSELLEGRITSGGRTVLLARAWRLVAAPDDTPALSPLPPVPPLPGPQPPQTMAGAYLDGYVSAMEWRFPPGAPGAAEPGFDTPGPGTAWARQRVPLVAGEPDTPLTRALALADSSWAVGFELDHHRGLVINTDVTLVLHRDPVGEWLCLRSATAAAPGGAGLAHGELHDATGECGRILQTLLVAER, encoded by the coding sequence GTGAGCAGTGAGGCGTTCTACCGGAGTCTGGGCGGCGGCCGGTACGCGAGCACTCCCGCGACGGCGGGGCCGTGGAGCGCCGGGACGCAGCACGCGGGTCCGCCGTCCGCGCTGGTCGGCCGGGTGATGGAGGGTCACCGGCCCAGGCCGGGCATGCGGATCGCCCGGCTGACGGTCGACCTGCCGCGCCCGGTGCCGGTCGGCGACCTCGACGTGGAGGTGACGACGATACGCAGCGGCGGGCGCAGCGAACTGCTGGAGGGCCGGATCACCTCGGGCGGCAGGACGGTGCTGCTGGCCAGGGCCTGGCGGCTGGTGGCGGCGCCCGACGACACCCCGGCGCTGAGCCCGTTGCCACCCGTACCGCCGCTGCCGGGCCCGCAGCCGCCGCAGACGATGGCCGGGGCGTATCTGGACGGCTACGTCTCGGCGATGGAGTGGCGCTTCCCGCCGGGCGCGCCGGGCGCGGCCGAACCGGGCTTCGACACGCCGGGACCGGGTACGGCCTGGGCGCGGCAGCGGGTGCCGCTGGTCGCGGGCGAGCCGGACACCCCGCTGACCAGGGCGCTGGCGCTGGCCGACAGCAGCTGGGCGGTCGGCTTCGAGCTGGACCACCACCGCGGCCTGGTCATCAACACCGACGTCACCCTGGTGCTGCACCGCGACCCGGTCGGCGAGTGGCTCTGCCTGCGCTCGGCCACCGCCGCGGCTCCGGGCGGCGCGGGCCTGGCCCACGGCGAGTTGCACGACGCGACGGGCGAGTGCGGGCGGATCCTGCAGACGCTGCTGGTCGCCGAACGCTGA
- a CDS encoding DMT family transporter — protein sequence MLVLCVIFALLGAASNAAGTVLQRKAALSVPAQDALKPRLMVDMVRQPVWLLGICGVVGAALFQALALVEGPLALAQPVFILELPFALLIAIPVLHRTLPASGWISVGCMVAGLVVALASAAPDGGTDQAPMTRWIPAVALCAGGTVFTVAAARHRPSGATRAALLGTGAAISNALTAALIKSAANTFSASGFDAFLTAWQTYGFAVCGVTAVFLLENALQAGSIAASQPALTLGDATVSLLLGVLVYSEHIRVGWWIVPELAGIALIIAGTVHLSRAVPLIAELGT from the coding sequence CTGCTGGTGCTCTGCGTGATCTTCGCGCTCCTCGGGGCCGCGAGCAACGCCGCCGGGACGGTGCTGCAGCGCAAGGCCGCGCTGTCGGTGCCGGCCCAGGACGCGCTCAAGCCGCGGCTGATGGTGGACATGGTCAGGCAGCCGGTATGGCTGCTGGGCATCTGCGGAGTGGTCGGGGCGGCGCTCTTCCAGGCACTCGCGCTGGTGGAGGGGCCGCTGGCGCTGGCGCAGCCGGTCTTCATCCTCGAACTGCCCTTCGCGCTGCTGATCGCCATCCCGGTACTGCACCGCACCCTGCCCGCGTCGGGCTGGATCTCGGTCGGCTGCATGGTCGCGGGTCTGGTGGTGGCGCTGGCCAGTGCCGCGCCGGACGGGGGGACGGACCAGGCGCCGATGACCCGCTGGATTCCCGCGGTGGCGCTGTGCGCGGGGGGCACCGTCTTCACGGTCGCCGCGGCCAGGCACCGCCCGTCGGGTGCCACCCGGGCGGCACTGCTCGGCACCGGGGCCGCGATCTCCAACGCGCTGACCGCCGCCCTGATCAAGTCGGCCGCCAACACCTTCTCCGCCAGCGGCTTCGACGCCTTCCTGACCGCCTGGCAGACCTACGGCTTCGCCGTGTGCGGGGTGACGGCGGTCTTCCTGCTGGAGAACGCGCTGCAGGCCGGTTCCATCGCGGCCTCCCAGCCCGCCCTGACCCTCGGTGACGCGACCGTCAGCCTGCTGCTCGGGGTGCTGGTCTACTCCGAGCACATCCGCGTCGGCTGGTGGATCGTGCCGGAGCTGGCCGGGATCGCGCTGATCATCGCCGGCACCGTGCACCTGTCCCGGGCGGTGCCGCTGATCGCCGAGCTGGGCACCTGA
- the gndA gene encoding NADP-dependent phosphogluconate dehydrogenase: MASADQAAQNSKSPGGGTPHGTAQIGVTGLAVMGRNLARNLARHGYATAIHNRTAARTRALVQEFGDEGRFVPSESAEDFVASLERPRRIIVMVKAGDPTDAVIEEFAPLLEPGDIIVDAGNAHFADTRRREKDLRERGIHFVGTGVSGGEEGALHGPSIMPGGSAESYEALAPMLEAIAAKADDGTPCVTHIGPDGAGHFVKMVHNGIEYADMQLIAESYDLLRHALDLPPAQIAEVFREWNRGRLESYLIEITAQVLAHTDAETGKPFVDIVLDEAEQKGTGRWTVQTALDLGVPVSGIAEAVFGRSVSGHAELREAARDLPGPTPTLLDSAAYDRFADDVEQALYASKIVAYAQGFHQIAAGSAEYGWDVDQGGVAAIWRAGCIIRAAFLDRIRAAFDARADLPTLLIDEHFGEALRGAQSAWRRVVSTAAELGIPTPGFAAALAYYDSLRAERLPAALIQAQRDYFGAHTYRRADRPGTFHTLWAESSRPEVTPS, translated from the coding sequence ATGGCCTCCGCAGACCAGGCGGCGCAGAACAGCAAGAGTCCGGGCGGCGGGACGCCGCACGGCACGGCGCAGATCGGGGTGACCGGGCTGGCCGTGATGGGCCGCAACCTCGCCCGCAACCTCGCCAGGCACGGCTACGCCACCGCGATCCACAACCGCACCGCCGCGCGCACCCGGGCGCTGGTCCAGGAGTTCGGCGACGAGGGCAGGTTCGTGCCGTCCGAGAGCGCCGAGGACTTCGTCGCCTCGCTGGAGCGGCCCCGGCGGATCATCGTCATGGTCAAGGCGGGCGACCCCACCGACGCGGTGATCGAGGAGTTCGCACCGCTGCTCGAACCCGGCGACATCATCGTGGACGCGGGCAACGCGCACTTCGCCGACACCCGGCGCCGGGAGAAGGACCTGCGCGAGCGCGGCATCCACTTCGTGGGCACCGGCGTGTCGGGCGGCGAGGAGGGCGCGCTGCACGGCCCGAGCATCATGCCGGGCGGCTCCGCCGAGTCCTACGAGGCGCTCGCGCCGATGCTGGAGGCCATCGCCGCCAAGGCCGACGACGGCACGCCGTGCGTGACCCACATCGGCCCGGACGGTGCAGGACACTTCGTCAAGATGGTGCACAACGGCATCGAATACGCCGACATGCAGCTCATCGCCGAGTCCTACGACCTGCTGCGGCACGCGCTCGACCTGCCGCCCGCGCAGATCGCGGAGGTCTTCCGCGAGTGGAACCGCGGGCGCCTGGAGTCCTACCTCATCGAGATCACCGCGCAGGTGCTTGCGCACACCGACGCCGAGACCGGCAAGCCGTTCGTGGACATCGTGCTCGACGAGGCCGAGCAGAAGGGCACGGGCCGCTGGACCGTACAGACCGCGCTCGACCTCGGGGTGCCGGTCAGCGGCATCGCCGAGGCGGTCTTCGGGCGGTCCGTCTCCGGCCACGCCGAGCTGCGCGAGGCGGCCCGCGACCTGCCGGGTCCGACGCCGACGCTCCTGGACAGCGCGGCCTACGACCGCTTCGCCGACGACGTCGAGCAGGCGCTGTACGCGTCGAAGATCGTCGCCTACGCGCAGGGCTTCCACCAGATCGCGGCCGGCAGCGCCGAATACGGCTGGGACGTCGACCAGGGCGGTGTCGCGGCGATCTGGCGGGCCGGCTGCATCATCAGGGCGGCCTTCCTCGACCGGATCAGGGCCGCGTTCGACGCCAGGGCCGATCTGCCGACGCTGCTCATCGACGAGCACTTCGGCGAGGCGCTGCGGGGTGCGCAGAGCGCGTGGCGGCGGGTGGTGAGCACGGCGGCCGAGCTGGGCATCCCCACGCCGGGCTTCGCGGCCGCGCTCGCCTACTACGACAGCCTCCGCGCGGAGCGGCTGCCCGCCGCGCTCATCCAGGCCCAGCGCGACTACTTCGGCGCGCACACCTACCGTCGTGCCGACCGCCCGGGCACGTTCCACACCCTCTGGGCCGAGTCCTCCCGCCCGGAGGTCACCCCGTCCTGA
- a CDS encoding ribokinase, translating to MTAAPAGPPGIAVLGSANMDLVAYVRAAPARGETVTGESFRTVAGGKGANQAIAAARAGGAVTMIGAVGDDDFGRQLRAALEGAGVGTGRLRTAPGPSGIAQIVVDGEGHNAIVVVPGANGTVKELTSQDEAAIGAAGALLLQLELPLAGVLAGARAARAHGVRTVLTPAPAQPLPAELLAVTDLLVPNEHEAAALSGERDPRAAARALLDAVPEVVITLGGAGCLHAVRGREPLAVPALAADVVDTTAAGDTFVGALAVALGEGRATADALRWATAASALSVERPGASSSMPDRAAIDARAALARPAP from the coding sequence ATGACCGCAGCGCCCGCAGGGCCTCCTGGGATCGCGGTCCTGGGCAGCGCCAACATGGACCTGGTGGCGTACGTCAGGGCCGCACCGGCCCGAGGTGAGACGGTGACCGGCGAGTCGTTCCGCACGGTCGCCGGCGGCAAGGGCGCCAACCAGGCGATCGCCGCCGCCCGGGCGGGCGGCGCGGTCACGATGATCGGCGCGGTCGGCGACGACGACTTCGGCCGGCAGCTGCGTGCCGCGCTGGAGGGCGCCGGGGTCGGCACCGGCCGGCTGCGCACGGCGCCGGGCCCGAGCGGCATCGCGCAGATCGTGGTGGACGGCGAGGGGCACAACGCGATCGTGGTGGTGCCGGGCGCCAACGGCACGGTGAAGGAGCTGACATCGCAGGACGAGGCGGCGATCGGTGCGGCCGGCGCGCTGCTGCTGCAGCTCGAACTCCCGCTGGCAGGCGTACTCGCCGGGGCGCGGGCGGCCAGGGCGCACGGCGTGCGTACGGTGCTGACCCCCGCCCCCGCACAACCGCTGCCCGCCGAACTGCTGGCCGTCACCGACCTGTTGGTGCCCAACGAGCACGAGGCCGCCGCGCTCAGCGGTGAGCGCGATCCGCGTGCGGCGGCCCGCGCGCTGCTCGACGCGGTACCGGAGGTGGTGATCACGCTGGGCGGGGCGGGCTGCCTGCACGCGGTACGCGGCCGGGAGCCGCTGGCCGTCCCGGCGCTGGCCGCCGACGTGGTGGACACCACCGCCGCGGGCGACACCTTCGTCGGGGCGCTGGCGGTGGCGCTCGGCGAGGGCCGCGCGACCGCCGACGCGCTTCGCTGGGCGACCGCCGCCTCCGCGCTGTCCGTCGAACGCCCCGGCGCCTCCTCCTCGATGCCGGACCGCGCGGCCATCGACGCCCGCGCCGCCCTGGCCCGCCCGGCCCCGTAG
- a CDS encoding right-handed parallel beta-helix repeat-containing protein, with product MTDDDLLAVLRKVARPVACPTGGVGYGLWLNGAPYWHLTGFTVDTAAKGIVLDASPHVTVDGVEVRNIGDEGVHFRKGSADGVIRNSFVHDAGQNQPDYGVVSGNTFNGSGEQNQNSADSAIDAKGDGYRIDGNTVTDPYLDGFQTHTAQSPYGCGNTFSGNKFTVTASDGYGINVTNNSKSKCGGSSPNVVHASNTSTGGKGLTNITVATP from the coding sequence ATGACGGACGACGATCTCCTGGCGGTTCTCCGGAAAGTCGCCCGGCCCGTCGCCTGCCCGACCGGCGGGGTCGGGTACGGCCTGTGGCTGAACGGGGCGCCGTACTGGCACCTGACCGGCTTCACTGTGGACACCGCCGCCAAGGGCATCGTCCTCGACGCCTCACCGCACGTCACGGTGGACGGCGTCGAGGTCCGCAACATCGGCGACGAGGGGGTGCACTTCCGCAAGGGCAGCGCCGACGGGGTGATCAGGAACTCCTTCGTGCACGACGCCGGCCAGAACCAGCCGGACTACGGCGTCGTCTCGGGCAACACCTTCAACGGCAGCGGAGAGCAGAACCAGAACTCCGCGGATTCCGCCATCGACGCCAAGGGCGACGGCTACCGGATCGACGGCAACACCGTGACCGACCCCTACCTGGACGGCTTCCAGACGCACACCGCCCAGTCCCCCTACGGCTGCGGCAACACCTTCTCCGGCAACAAGTTCACCGTCACCGCCTCGGACGGCTACGGCATCAACGTCACCAACAACAGCAAGAGCAAGTGCGGCGGCAGCAGCCCCAACGTCGTCCACGCCTCCAACACCTCGACCGGCGGGAAGGGCCTGACGAACATCACCGTCGCCACACCCTGA
- a CDS encoding HpcH/HpaI aldolase/citrate lyase family protein, with product MTWLYAPGDRPEVVAKALRSGADVVLVDLEDAVRADRKDYARAATAELLADPVSGPTAVHVRVNALEGPLLAADLAALAGLPGLGGLRLPKVGAPGDVGRVVRMLRQAGDVPALYPLLESALGVENAFAIASADPAVRGIALGEADLRADLGVADEEALEWPRVRTVVAARAAGLAAPAQSVYPDVRDVTGLAASCRRGRALGFLGRAAIHPRQLPVIERAYLPSAPEIAAARETVAAADASPGALALPDGRFVDPAVVAGAHRVLALASRAEATT from the coding sequence CTGACCTGGCTGTACGCGCCCGGCGACCGGCCGGAGGTGGTGGCCAAGGCGCTGCGGTCGGGGGCTGACGTGGTGCTGGTGGACCTGGAGGACGCGGTCAGGGCCGACCGCAAGGACTATGCCAGGGCCGCGACGGCCGAACTGCTGGCGGACCCCGTCTCCGGCCCGACCGCCGTGCATGTCCGGGTCAACGCGCTGGAGGGTCCGCTGCTCGCCGCCGACCTGGCCGCGCTCGCCGGGCTTCCCGGGCTCGGCGGGCTGCGGCTGCCGAAGGTCGGCGCGCCCGGCGACGTCGGCCGGGTGGTGCGGATGCTGCGCCAGGCCGGGGACGTACCCGCGCTGTATCCGCTGCTGGAATCCGCGCTCGGCGTGGAGAACGCCTTCGCGATCGCGTCGGCGGACCCCGCCGTCCGGGGCATCGCGCTCGGCGAGGCGGACCTGCGGGCGGACCTCGGGGTCGCCGACGAGGAGGCGCTGGAGTGGCCCCGGGTCCGCACGGTGGTCGCGGCGCGGGCGGCGGGACTGGCGGCGCCGGCCCAGTCGGTCTACCCCGACGTCAGGGACGTGACCGGGCTCGCCGCCTCCTGCCGGCGCGGCCGGGCGCTGGGCTTCCTCGGCCGGGCCGCGATCCACCCGCGCCAGCTGCCGGTGATCGAGCGGGCGTATCTGCCCTCCGCGCCGGAGATCGCCGCGGCCCGGGAGACGGTGGCGGCGGCCGACGCCTCGCCGGGCGCGCTGGCACTGCCCGACGGGCGCTTCGTCGACCCCGCGGTGGTGGCCGGCGCCCACCGGGTGCTGGCACTCGCGTCCCGCGCGGAGGCGACTACCTGA